Part of the Natrononativus amylolyticus genome, GATCTGGGATGCTCCGAGGGTGCGGAGATAGTACGTCGTCTTCAGACCCAGTTCCCACGCGGTCTCATAGACGTCCGTCAGGAGAGACCCGTCTGTTGACGGGAAGAAGACGTTGTGCGAGACGGACTGGTCGATCCACGTCTGTCGGTGTGCAGTCAGTCGAATCTGGTGGCGTGGGTCGATTTCGAACGCACCACGGTAGCGGTGCTTCAGTTCGTCCGGGATCGCGTCGATCTCCTGAATCGATCCGTCGTGGTACTTGATACGATCGACCATCTCTTCGTCCCAGAGGTCCAGTTCTTGCAGATCTTCGACGAGCTGGTCGTTGATAATCGTGAAATCACCCGACATATTCGACTTCACGTACAAATTCGAATACAGCGGTTCAATGGACGGCGTCGTCCCGTTGATCGTAGAGACGGTTGCCGTCGGTGCGATGGCCATCGTGTTCGAATTTCGCATCCCGTGCTCTTCGACGTGTTCTCGGACGACGTACCAGTCGAGCGTCTCCTCGCGGTCAGTCGGAATCTCGCGACCACGTTCTCTCTCGAGGCGGTCGACGGTATCGTGGGGAAGCAGGCCGCGGTCCCACTTCGAACCCTTGTACGAGGGGTACGGGCTCCGCTCCGCTGCGAGCTTCGAGGAGTTGAGAATCGCGTGATAGGAGACGAACTCCTGCCAGCGGTTGGCCTTCTCCACCGCCGCTTCGGAATCCATCGGAACCTCCAGTTGCAGTAAGGCGTCGTGAAAGCCCATCGTACCGAGTCCCACGGGTCGATGCTGCATGTTCGAGCGTTCAGCCTCGTCGGTCGGGTAGAAACAGCGGTCGACGACGTTGTCGAGCATCCGCATCGCGGTCTCGATGGTCTCTGCGAGGTACTCACGGTCGAGCCTCGCGGTCGAGCCAGACCGCTCGGTCTCCGCGGAACGGTGTTCCGCGCTCCCCCCGCCTGAGACGTGGGTGGCGAGGTTCACACTCCCCAGGTTACAAACAGCGTGCTCGTCTGCACTCGTGTTGAGCGTGATCTCTGTACAGAGATTCGAGGAGTGGACCGTCCCGACGTGGTCCTGTGGGGAGCGAACGTTGCAGGGGTCTTTGAACGTCAGCCACGGATGGCCCGTCTCGAACAGTCGCGTGAGCATCTTCCGCCAGAGCTCCTCGGCGTCGACGCGTTCGTACTGTCTGAGTTCGCCCTCGTCGGCCCGCTGCTCGTATTCGCGGTAGCGCTCTTCGAACGCCTCACCGGAGAGGTCGTGGAGGTCCGGGACTTCGTCGGGGCTGAACAGCGTCCACTGCTCGCCGTTTTCGACGCGCTTCATGAAGAGATCCGGAATCCACGCAGCCGTGTTCATATCCGGTGTGCGGCGACGCTCGTCGCCGGTGTTCCGCTTGAGGTCAGTGAACGCCGGGAAATCGAGGTGCCAGCAGGCCAGGTACGCACACGCGGCCCCGCGACGTTTTCCGGAGCGGTTGATGGCAGCCGTGACGTCGTTGCTGATCCGGAGAAACGGAACGACACCGGTCGACTCCACGCCCGTACTCTCGATGAGTGCGCCCGCCGACCGGAGGTTCGTCCAGTCGGTGCCGAGCCCGCCGCTCCACTTCGAGAGCTGTGCGTGATGTTTGTACGAGTCGAAGATGTTCTCGAGGTCGTCCTGTACTGTCGTCAGGTAACACGAGGAGAGCTGGGGATGGGTCGAGCCGCTGTGGAACAGCGTCGGCGTCGAGGGCGTAAACTCCAGTTTCGAGAGGACGTCGTAGAACTCCTTGGCACGCTCTTGTGGCTCGTCTTCC contains:
- a CDS encoding ribonucleoside-diphosphate reductase subunit alpha — protein: MSQQPTATTLDSRSIIDRARTDIETTLTPADWDDLLTEIERTLYDGASTDEVYRATIHALTARVEVEPKLKRVAAAVFRQRYYHEILGEDLAGFELDRAYRETFITNLHRAVDLDLLDERLTERFDLDDLADYLELERDRTFEYMAMETLYQRYFLKTEQNGDHLELPQAFWMRIAMGIAIEEDEPQERAKEFYDVLSKLEFTPSTPTLFHSGSTHPQLSSCYLTTVQDDLENIFDSYKHHAQLSKWSGGLGTDWTNLRSAGALIESTGVESTGVVPFLRISNDVTAAINRSGKRRGAACAYLACWHLDFPAFTDLKRNTGDERRRTPDMNTAAWIPDLFMKRVENGEQWTLFSPDEVPDLHDLSGEAFEERYREYEQRADEGELRQYERVDAEELWRKMLTRLFETGHPWLTFKDPCNVRSPQDHVGTVHSSNLCTEITLNTSADEHAVCNLGSVNLATHVSGGGSAEHRSAETERSGSTARLDREYLAETIETAMRMLDNVVDRCFYPTDEAERSNMQHRPVGLGTMGFHDALLQLEVPMDSEAAVEKANRWQEFVSYHAILNSSKLAAERSPYPSYKGSKWDRGLLPHDTVDRLERERGREIPTDREETLDWYVVREHVEEHGMRNSNTMAIAPTATVSTINGTTPSIEPLYSNLYVKSNMSGDFTIINDQLVEDLQELDLWDEEMVDRIKYHDGSIQEIDAIPDELKHRYRGAFEIDPRHQIRLTAHRQTWIDQSVSHNVFFPSTDGSLLTDVYETAWELGLKTTYYLRTLGASQIEKSTLDMSEYGKTQHRSDSSSEKIGSDAGRPADEDDLCKVEDPTCEACQ